One Actinoplanes missouriensis 431 DNA segment encodes these proteins:
- a CDS encoding sigma-70 family RNA polymerase sigma factor — MDVSAVARFEASRDRLASLAYRLLGSAADAEDTVQDAFLRWQAADRDRVEVPEAWLTKIVTNLALDRLRSAAARRERAAGDWLPEPLLAGDPMLGPADTAEQRESVTLAVLTLMERLSPVERAVYVLREAFAYRHAEIAEIIGITEAASQQHAHRARRRIAATGNGAGVDRASARRVVEAFVDAAASGRTERLVALLTADATGVSDGAGAGLPGKLIRHATPERLAAALRAGFKPTPAKHKLVGGTPALHAAVVNGCPAVVAALNDQVVGVVVLEMHKDKIAGVRAIASPSRLARLTAQWQQQDHDAPLIAAW; from the coding sequence ATGGATGTGTCCGCCGTGGCCCGTTTCGAGGCCAGCCGCGACCGGCTGGCCTCGCTCGCCTACCGTCTGCTCGGGTCGGCCGCCGACGCCGAGGACACGGTTCAGGACGCGTTCCTGCGCTGGCAGGCCGCCGATCGGGACCGCGTCGAGGTGCCCGAGGCGTGGCTCACGAAGATCGTCACGAATCTCGCGCTCGACCGTCTCCGCTCCGCGGCGGCACGGCGGGAACGCGCGGCCGGCGACTGGCTGCCCGAGCCGCTGCTCGCCGGCGACCCGATGCTCGGCCCGGCCGACACCGCCGAGCAGCGTGAATCGGTCACGCTGGCGGTCCTGACGCTGATGGAACGGCTGTCGCCGGTGGAACGGGCGGTCTACGTCCTGCGGGAGGCCTTCGCGTACCGGCACGCCGAGATCGCCGAGATCATCGGCATCACCGAGGCCGCGAGCCAGCAGCACGCCCACCGCGCCCGGCGCCGGATCGCCGCGACCGGCAACGGCGCCGGCGTCGACCGGGCGTCCGCGCGGCGCGTCGTCGAGGCGTTCGTCGACGCGGCCGCCTCGGGCCGCACCGAACGGCTGGTGGCGCTGCTGACCGCCGACGCCACGGGCGTCTCCGACGGCGCCGGCGCGGGCCTGCCCGGCAAGCTGATCCGCCACGCCACCCCGGAACGGCTGGCCGCCGCGCTGCGTGCCGGCTTCAAACCGACCCCGGCCAAGCACAAACTGGTCGGCGGCACCCCGGCACTCCACGCCGCCGTGGTGAACGGCTGCCCGGCGGTCGTCGCCGCCCTGAACGACCAGGTCGTCGGGGTGGTCGTCCTGGAGATGCACAAGGACAAAATCGCGGGGGTACGGGCCATCGCCTCCCCGAGCCGGCTGGCCCGCCTGACCGCCCAGTGGCAGCAGCAGGACCACGACGCACCGCTGATCGCCGCCTGGTAG
- a CDS encoding helix-turn-helix transcriptional regulator: MSVEYKAQQFMGTAEIGARLGGLTRQRVYQLTSEPDFPAPVADLGQGRIWLTADVEVWIAEHRKQTEHRKQA; encoded by the coding sequence ATGAGCGTGGAGTACAAGGCGCAGCAATTCATGGGGACCGCTGAGATCGGCGCCCGCCTCGGCGGGCTCACCCGGCAGCGGGTCTACCAGCTGACCAGTGAGCCCGATTTTCCCGCGCCCGTCGCCGACCTCGGTCAGGGCCGGATCTGGCTCACCGCGGACGTGGAGGTGTGGATCGCCGAGCACCGCAAACAGACCGAGCACCGCAAACAGGCCTAG
- a CDS encoding PAS domain-containing hybrid sensor histidine kinase/response regulator: MKRGEALLSSVVRSAADAIIGCDAQGRITAWNPAAERIYGYHCDEVRRRPVTMMYPTDVFERDWQVFQKALRGTPTGQHRTVRLRKDGTRVPVRMSFAPIEGVDGSVRGVVSVAHELTDEIRSEARMVAVLQATPDPIIGVDRDGRIVFANASCERLLGYHQDELIGRHARTLFAEEDRADLVELRERLFTDPRLRDETRTLRTRMLRKDGTVLPGETRLSWQDEPGGPLLVAATRDLSELHRAEERLRALLETVPDAITGISPDGLIVLVNQGTERLLGYPRDQLLGQPYARLIPEEERGRVAGMVAEVFAAAEPRMVIYTEAIRSDGVRVPTENTVTRFDTMLLVVGRDITDRVLAERERAQRLASLGQLAGGVAHDFNNLLAIISNYADLLGEEVNELAGADPDRWQPVADDLTRIQQAAQRGAALTQQLLTFSRRDLNRPRVLEPGVILRQLRPALRATADDRIDLDLDVAPDTWPVLLDPGQLEQILVNLCTNAAEAMPDGGRLRITADNLRPARADPSFQPAAEEGRRYLRLRVADTGAGMSVETSARAFEPFFTTKAKGTGTGLGLAAVHGIVGQAGGCLAIDSAPGAGTTMTVLLPAVDEKSAAVGVGGSPAGGSPGDGSSAGGSSAGDSLAGGSVAGGSAAGGFPAASADVPRPRVILLADDEDEIRESTARILDHHGFRVLTAHDGPSALAVAEQHRDEIDVLLTDVIMPRMHGGELAARVAELIPGVRVIYMSGYAEPLLDTEPSYAAAPMLEKPFTTANLLRILG, encoded by the coding sequence ATGAAGCGGGGCGAGGCGTTGTTGTCGTCGGTGGTGAGGTCGGCCGCGGATGCCATCATCGGCTGCGACGCGCAGGGCCGGATCACCGCCTGGAACCCGGCCGCCGAGCGGATCTACGGCTACCACTGCGACGAGGTACGGCGGCGGCCCGTCACCATGATGTACCCGACCGACGTCTTCGAACGCGACTGGCAGGTCTTCCAGAAGGCGCTCCGCGGCACCCCCACCGGCCAGCACCGGACCGTGCGGCTGCGCAAGGACGGCACCCGGGTCCCGGTCCGGATGTCGTTCGCCCCGATCGAGGGCGTCGACGGGTCGGTACGCGGCGTGGTCAGCGTCGCCCACGAGCTGACCGACGAGATCCGGTCCGAGGCGCGGATGGTGGCGGTGCTCCAGGCCACGCCGGACCCGATCATCGGGGTGGACCGGGACGGCCGGATCGTGTTCGCGAACGCGTCCTGCGAGCGGCTGCTCGGCTACCACCAGGACGAACTGATCGGCCGGCACGCCCGCACCCTGTTCGCCGAGGAGGACCGCGCCGACCTGGTCGAGTTGCGCGAGCGCCTGTTCACCGATCCGCGGCTGCGCGACGAGACCCGGACGCTGCGCACCAGGATGCTGCGCAAGGACGGCACGGTGCTGCCCGGCGAGACCCGGCTGAGCTGGCAGGACGAGCCCGGCGGGCCGCTGCTGGTCGCCGCCACCCGCGACCTGTCCGAGCTGCACCGCGCCGAGGAGCGTCTGCGCGCCCTGCTGGAGACGGTGCCGGACGCGATCACCGGCATCTCCCCCGACGGCCTGATCGTGCTGGTCAACCAGGGCACCGAACGGCTGCTCGGCTATCCGCGGGACCAGTTGCTCGGTCAGCCGTACGCCCGGCTGATACCCGAGGAGGAGCGTGGGCGGGTCGCCGGGATGGTGGCCGAGGTGTTCGCCGCGGCCGAGCCACGCATGGTCATCTACACCGAGGCGATCCGCTCCGACGGTGTCCGGGTGCCGACCGAGAACACGGTGACCCGGTTCGACACCATGCTGCTCGTGGTGGGCCGTGACATCACCGACCGGGTACTGGCGGAACGGGAACGGGCCCAGCGGCTCGCGTCGCTCGGCCAGCTCGCCGGCGGCGTCGCACACGACTTCAACAACCTGCTCGCGATCATCTCCAACTACGCCGACCTGCTGGGCGAAGAGGTGAACGAGCTGGCCGGCGCCGACCCGGACCGCTGGCAGCCGGTCGCCGACGACCTGACCCGTATCCAGCAGGCCGCGCAGCGCGGCGCCGCCCTGACCCAGCAGCTGCTCACGTTCAGCCGCCGCGACCTCAACCGTCCCCGCGTCCTGGAACCGGGCGTGATCCTGCGGCAGCTGCGGCCCGCGTTGCGCGCCACCGCCGACGACCGGATCGACCTCGATCTGGACGTCGCCCCGGACACGTGGCCGGTGCTGCTCGACCCCGGCCAGCTCGAACAGATCCTGGTCAACCTCTGCACGAACGCCGCCGAGGCGATGCCGGACGGCGGGCGCCTGCGGATCACCGCGGACAATCTGCGTCCCGCGCGGGCCGACCCGAGCTTCCAGCCGGCCGCCGAAGAAGGGCGGCGTTACCTGCGGTTACGCGTCGCGGACACGGGCGCGGGCATGTCGGTGGAGACCTCCGCCCGCGCCTTCGAGCCGTTCTTCACCACCAAGGCCAAAGGTACGGGTACGGGTCTCGGGCTGGCCGCCGTGCACGGCATCGTGGGGCAGGCCGGGGGTTGTCTCGCGATCGACTCCGCTCCCGGTGCAGGGACCACGATGACCGTGCTCCTGCCCGCCGTTGACGAGAAGTCCGCCGCTGTGGGGGTCGGCGGCTCCCCTGCGGGCGGCTCCCCGGGGGACGGCTCCTCTGCGGGCGGCTCCTCTGCGGGCGACTCCCTTGCGGGCGGCTCCGTTGCGGGCGGCTCTGCGGCCGGGGGTTTCCCCGCGGCCTCCGCCGATGTGCCCCGGCCGCGCGTCATCCTGCTGGCCGACGACGAGGACGAGATTCGCGAGTCCACCGCCCGGATCCTCGACCACCACGGGTTCCGCGTGCTGACCGCCCATGACGGCCCCAGCGCCCTGGCCGTCGCCGAACAGCACCGCGACGAGATAGACGTGCTGCTCACCGACGTGATCATGCCCCGCATGCACGGCGGCGAGCTGGCCGCCCGGGTCGCCGAGCTGATCCCCGGCGTACGGGTGATCTACATGTCCGGTTACGCCGAGCCGCTGCTCGACACCGAGCCTTCCTACGCCGCGGCGCCGATGCTGGAGAAGCCTTTCACCACGGCGAATCTGCTGCGGATCCTGGGGTAG
- a CDS encoding flavodoxin family protein — MRALVVYESMFGNTATIARAVADGLAETFQVTVADVHSRPPATGMDLLVVGAPTHAFGLSRPATRADAARQGEVRTGAQEYGVREYLDALSLPAGAPVAAFDTKVNKPMLTGSAARKAARKLHGLGARVVLPAQSFRVGGTTGPLIDGELERARQWARSVAAAVPG; from the coding sequence ATGCGCGCGCTCGTCGTCTACGAATCGATGTTCGGTAACACCGCCACGATCGCCCGGGCGGTCGCCGACGGCCTCGCCGAGACGTTCCAGGTCACGGTCGCCGACGTCCACTCAAGGCCGCCGGCGACCGGGATGGACCTGCTGGTGGTGGGGGCGCCCACGCACGCCTTCGGCCTCAGCCGCCCGGCCACCCGCGCCGACGCGGCCCGGCAGGGCGAGGTGCGGACCGGCGCGCAGGAGTACGGCGTACGGGAGTACCTGGACGCCCTGTCGCTGCCGGCCGGGGCGCCCGTCGCGGCCTTCGACACCAAGGTGAACAAGCCGATGCTGACCGGTTCCGCCGCGCGCAAGGCGGCCCGCAAGCTGCACGGCCTGGGTGCCCGGGTGGTGCTGCCCGCGCAGAGCTTCCGGGTCGGCGGCACCACCGGCCCACTGATCGACGGTGAGCTGGAACGGGCCCGGCAATGGGCGAGATCGGTCGCCGCCGCGGTGCCGGGCTGA
- a CDS encoding universal stress protein, giving the protein MRTPMIVVAVDGTEPSRAAVRWAAREAELSNRSLLVLHILDWEWNASRYDFGGQHYALAQEIAGGIVARAAEDAKNAAPAITVVTDVRTGNPAAQLIIASEEGELMVLGHRGTGGFSELRLGSVSQRVATHAHAPVVVVRGRPDPYTGPVVVGVDDAESADTVLESAFAAARDRGSSLVAIRAYPPVPPMYAGYLPAAALQTEEQDEAERARFLERLAPWRAKYPDVPVEALMSHDTAAAVLTGVSHTAQLVVVGSRGHGVVVGTLLGSTGLQLLHHAESPVLIVREA; this is encoded by the coding sequence ATGCGTACCCCGATGATCGTGGTCGCAGTCGACGGCACCGAGCCCAGCCGGGCGGCGGTGCGGTGGGCCGCGCGTGAAGCCGAGCTCAGCAACCGGTCGTTGCTGGTGCTCCACATCCTGGACTGGGAGTGGAACGCCTCCCGGTACGACTTCGGCGGCCAGCACTACGCGCTGGCGCAGGAGATCGCGGGCGGCATCGTGGCCCGGGCAGCCGAGGACGCCAAGAACGCCGCCCCGGCGATCACCGTGGTCACCGATGTCCGGACCGGCAACCCGGCCGCCCAGCTGATCATCGCGTCCGAGGAGGGCGAGCTGATGGTCCTCGGGCACCGCGGCACCGGCGGTTTCAGCGAGCTGCGCCTCGGCTCGGTCAGCCAGCGGGTCGCCACCCACGCCCACGCGCCGGTGGTCGTGGTGCGGGGCCGGCCGGACCCGTACACCGGGCCGGTGGTGGTGGGTGTCGATGACGCGGAGAGCGCCGACACGGTGCTGGAGAGCGCGTTCGCCGCAGCCCGCGACCGTGGCAGCAGCCTGGTGGCGATCCGCGCGTACCCTCCGGTCCCGCCGATGTACGCCGGCTACCTGCCGGCGGCCGCGCTGCAGACCGAGGAACAGGACGAGGCGGAACGGGCGCGCTTCCTGGAGAGGCTGGCGCCGTGGCGGGCGAAGTACCCGGACGTGCCGGTCGAGGCGCTGATGTCGCACGACACGGCCGCGGCGGTGCTGACCGGTGTCTCGCACACCGCCCAGCTCGTGGTGGTCGGCAGCCGGGGACACGGCGTGGTCGTCGGGACCCTGCTCGGATCCACCGGGCTGCAGCTGCTGCACCACGCCGAAAGCCCGGTTCTGATCGTCCGCGAGGCGTGA
- a CDS encoding YihY/virulence factor BrkB family protein — MDTAEPAPGRTPASPAQLPAPAWWATLKRTVKEFDDDGLADWAAALTYYAVLSVFPGLILLASVLGLIGRPVIQPLIDNLGQVAPGPVRDILTSSLATLGQDQGKAGWLAVVGLAGALWTASGYVGAFMRASNVIYDVPEGRPLWKTLPIRIGVTLVVGAALAASTLIVVFTGEAAEWVGHLLDLDRTALTVWAIVKWPVLLILLGGILDLLFWAAPNARQAGFRWITPGGVLAVLAWIVTSAGFGVYAAHFGSYDKTYGTLGGVAVFLVWLWISNIAVLLGAELDAELHRSRAIAAGLPPDEEPYVPLRDTKAL, encoded by the coding sequence ATGGATACCGCTGAGCCCGCGCCGGGCCGGACTCCGGCGAGCCCGGCTCAGCTGCCGGCGCCCGCCTGGTGGGCGACGTTGAAACGCACGGTCAAGGAGTTCGACGACGACGGGCTGGCCGACTGGGCCGCCGCGCTGACCTACTACGCCGTGCTCTCGGTCTTCCCCGGCCTGATCCTGCTGGCCTCGGTGCTCGGGCTGATCGGCCGCCCGGTCATCCAGCCGCTGATCGACAACCTCGGCCAGGTCGCGCCCGGCCCGGTCCGTGACATCCTCACCAGCAGCCTCGCCACCCTGGGTCAGGACCAGGGCAAGGCCGGCTGGCTGGCCGTCGTCGGCCTGGCCGGCGCGCTCTGGACCGCGTCCGGGTACGTCGGCGCCTTCATGCGCGCCTCCAACGTCATCTACGACGTCCCGGAGGGCCGGCCGCTCTGGAAGACGCTGCCGATCCGGATCGGGGTGACCCTGGTGGTGGGCGCCGCCTTGGCCGCGAGCACGCTGATCGTGGTCTTCACCGGGGAGGCCGCGGAGTGGGTGGGTCACCTGCTGGACCTGGACCGCACCGCGCTGACCGTCTGGGCGATCGTGAAGTGGCCGGTGCTGCTGATCCTGCTCGGCGGGATCCTGGACCTGCTGTTCTGGGCCGCGCCGAACGCCCGGCAGGCCGGCTTCCGGTGGATCACCCCCGGCGGCGTGCTGGCGGTGCTGGCCTGGATCGTCACCTCCGCCGGCTTCGGCGTCTACGCGGCCCACTTCGGCTCCTACGACAAGACCTACGGCACCCTCGGCGGCGTCGCGGTCTTCCTCGTCTGGCTCTGGATCTCCAACATCGCCGTCCTGCTCGGCGCCGAACTCGACGCGGAGCTGCATCGCAGCCGCGCGATCGCGGCCGGCCTGCCGCCGGACGAGGAGCCGTACGTCCCCCTCCGCGACACGAAGGCGCTCTGA